From Varibaculum massiliense, a single genomic window includes:
- a CDS encoding type Z 30S ribosomal protein S14, translated as MAKTALKNKAKRKPKFKVRGYTRCNRCGRPRSVYRKFGLCRVCLRELALRGELPGVTKSSW; from the coding sequence ATGGCGAAAACGGCGCTGAAGAATAAAGCGAAGCGTAAGCCGAAGTTCAAGGTGCGTGGCTACACCCGTTGCAACCGGTGCGGTCGCCCTCGTTCGGTATATCGCAAGTTCGGACTTTGCCGTGTGTGCCTACGTGAGCTCGCTCTGCGGGGCGAACTTCCGGGCGTCACTAAGAGCAGTTGGTAA